A genomic segment from Yimella sp. cx-51 encodes:
- a CDS encoding VOC family protein, whose protein sequence is MITAHAIRFADNVPAMRRFCELLGLAATVTASDSWAVMRSAGGEVLLHSHSGADTDVVQGQTNLTFEVTDAQAVAEAFGTHVLDESYGRSVTITDPDGQELLINEAQTDFYGYAEHEAHPADNMSVCPVVFADPSGPWKEFLEKLGLPASADADDAFASFTADRGSVGVHVARLVEYERFLTGHAGARTHLTFALTGDAEALAAAAAGRTRGARRHLVRHDAGDHRPGRTTRAGARLLNRRPPQTGRKKHVSRRSPYVLRPVCGLFRRVGPVRPSCRGCR, encoded by the coding sequence ATGATCACCGCACACGCAATCCGCTTTGCCGACAACGTCCCTGCCATGCGTCGCTTCTGCGAGTTGCTCGGCCTGGCCGCAACTGTCACCGCCAGCGACAGTTGGGCGGTGATGCGCTCGGCCGGTGGTGAGGTGTTGCTGCACAGCCACTCCGGCGCCGACACCGATGTCGTCCAGGGGCAGACGAATCTGACTTTCGAGGTCACCGACGCTCAGGCCGTCGCTGAAGCCTTCGGCACCCACGTGCTGGACGAGTCGTACGGCCGGTCGGTCACGATCACAGACCCTGACGGACAAGAGTTGCTGATCAACGAAGCACAGACCGACTTCTACGGATACGCCGAACACGAGGCCCATCCCGCCGACAACATGAGCGTCTGCCCGGTCGTCTTCGCCGACCCGTCAGGCCCGTGGAAGGAGTTCTTGGAGAAGCTGGGGCTGCCCGCGTCCGCCGACGCCGATGACGCCTTCGCCAGTTTCACCGCCGATCGCGGCAGCGTTGGCGTGCACGTCGCGCGGCTAGTCGAGTACGAGCGATTCCTCACCGGTCACGCCGGGGCCCGAACACACCTGACCTTCGCGTTAACCGGTGACGCCGAAGCCCTGGCGGCAGCTGCGGCAGGCCGGACACGAGGTGCGCGTCGACACCTCGTTCGGCACGATGCTGGAGATCACCGACCCGGACGGACAACTCGTGCAGGTGCACGCCTCCTGAACCGCCGCCCGCCACAAACCGGACGCAAAAAGCACGTTTCGCGACGAAGTCCGTACGTTTTGCGTCCGGTTTGTGGTTTGTTCAGGCGGGTCGGGCCGGTCAGGCCATCGTGTCGAGGATGTCGCTGA
- a CDS encoding CopG family transcriptional regulator: MGTEQKRTAGKVQFNVYLPKELVTATKHRAIDDGTSLSGLVERALRAYLEESNA, encoded by the coding sequence ATGGGAACCGAGCAGAAAAGAACCGCAGGCAAGGTGCAGTTCAACGTGTACCTGCCCAAGGAACTTGTCACAGCGACCAAACATCGGGCGATCGACGACGGCACCAGCCTGTCGGGGCTCGTCGAACGCGCCCTGCGCGCCTACCTGGAGGAGTCGAACGCATGA